A genomic stretch from Limnobacter thiooxidans includes:
- the ovoA gene encoding 5-histidylcysteine sulfoxide synthase, giving the protein MNSPSDRTLTQSAQFHRTPFLAGGDVESKRAELLQYFHASFDRYESLFEVLSCDEAYYKKPIALRHPLIFYFGHTATFFINKFLLAGLINKRVDPRLESMCAVGVDEMSWDDLNDAHYDWPTVAEVREYRRKVRQVVDQVIRNTPFTLPIGWNDPFWAVLMGIEHEHIHLETSSVLMRQHALHFVKPHPAWQPCRENGAAPINTLLEIPAGHVMLGRNLTDPVYGWDNEYGKHQADVPSFKASRFLVSNGEFREFVDAGGYTLDRYWDEESADWKRFAQATHPTFWVPDASVQGGWKLRLMAEEVPMPWNWPVETNYHESNAFCRWKAEQTGQPVRLPTEDEWNRIYDHVQLSDVPHDKKAAANLHLDHWASSCPVNQFAHGELFDVVGNVWQWCETPTYPFDGFNVHPIYDDFTSPTFDNRHNLIKGGSWISCGNESRHVSRYAFRRHFFQHAGFRYIETETPAINPLSTYETDAMVSQYAEFHYGDSAFGVPNFPKAIADLAIAAHARHGNRMQGRALDLGCATGRSSFELAKAFDKVIGIDFSALFIQVGARLLDTGTVRYTLPDEGELLNYYERRLDTLGLADTANRVEFWQGDACNLKDAFSGFDLILAANLIDRLYSPRRFLDTVAARLNPGGLLVLSSPYTWLEEYTKRSEWIGGFKKDGESYSTLDGLKEILGEHFTLVEGPQAVPFVIRETRRKHQYTVSEATVWKRK; this is encoded by the coding sequence ATGAATTCCCCATCTGATCGCACGCTCACCCAGAGCGCCCAATTCCATCGCACCCCTTTTCTGGCTGGCGGCGATGTTGAGTCAAAACGCGCCGAGCTGTTGCAGTACTTCCATGCCTCCTTTGATCGCTACGAATCACTCTTCGAAGTGCTCAGTTGCGACGAGGCGTATTACAAGAAGCCGATTGCACTTCGCCATCCGCTGATTTTCTATTTCGGCCACACCGCAACTTTCTTCATCAACAAGTTCCTGCTTGCTGGCCTGATCAACAAGCGGGTTGATCCCCGCTTGGAGTCAATGTGTGCTGTTGGCGTGGACGAAATGAGCTGGGACGACTTGAACGACGCCCATTACGATTGGCCTACTGTCGCGGAAGTCCGAGAATACCGCCGAAAGGTGCGGCAAGTTGTCGACCAGGTCATTCGCAACACACCGTTTACCCTGCCGATTGGCTGGAACGATCCATTCTGGGCCGTGCTGATGGGCATTGAACACGAGCACATCCACCTTGAAACATCTTCGGTGTTGATGCGCCAGCATGCCCTTCACTTCGTCAAGCCGCACCCTGCCTGGCAGCCTTGTCGCGAAAATGGCGCTGCACCGATTAATACGCTGCTGGAAATTCCCGCAGGCCATGTCATGCTTGGCCGTAACCTGACTGATCCGGTTTACGGATGGGACAACGAATACGGCAAGCATCAAGCCGATGTGCCGTCTTTCAAGGCGTCTCGCTTCCTCGTTAGCAACGGCGAGTTCAGGGAATTTGTGGATGCGGGTGGCTACACCCTGGACCGTTACTGGGACGAAGAGAGCGCGGACTGGAAGCGATTTGCGCAAGCCACACACCCTACCTTCTGGGTGCCCGATGCTTCAGTACAAGGTGGCTGGAAGCTGCGTTTGATGGCTGAAGAAGTGCCCATGCCCTGGAACTGGCCGGTGGAAACCAACTACCACGAATCAAACGCGTTTTGTCGCTGGAAAGCCGAGCAAACCGGGCAGCCAGTTCGCTTGCCCACCGAGGATGAATGGAACCGGATTTACGACCATGTTCAGCTTTCGGATGTGCCACACGATAAAAAAGCCGCGGCCAACCTGCACCTGGACCATTGGGCTTCAAGCTGTCCGGTGAATCAATTTGCACACGGCGAATTGTTTGACGTGGTGGGTAATGTTTGGCAATGGTGCGAAACGCCGACTTACCCCTTCGACGGCTTCAATGTTCACCCGATCTATGACGATTTCACAAGCCCAACTTTCGACAACCGACACAACCTGATCAAGGGCGGCAGCTGGATTTCTTGCGGCAATGAATCCCGCCATGTTTCCCGCTATGCGTTTCGCCGCCATTTTTTCCAGCATGCCGGGTTCCGGTACATCGAAACCGAGACACCTGCGATCAATCCCTTGTCCACTTATGAAACCGACGCCATGGTTTCCCAGTACGCCGAATTCCATTACGGTGATTCCGCCTTTGGTGTGCCTAACTTTCCCAAGGCGATAGCCGACCTGGCCATTGCAGCACACGCCCGCCATGGTAACCGTATGCAGGGCAGGGCGCTTGACCTGGGTTGCGCCACTGGCCGTTCCAGCTTCGAGCTGGCGAAGGCCTTCGACAAGGTCATCGGCATTGATTTTTCTGCACTCTTTATCCAGGTCGGTGCCCGTTTGCTTGACACCGGAACGGTCCGCTACACCCTGCCTGACGAAGGCGAACTGCTGAATTACTACGAGCGCCGACTGGACACTCTGGGCCTGGCCGACACTGCAAACCGGGTCGAATTCTGGCAGGGCGATGCCTGCAATCTCAAGGACGCGTTTTCCGGCTTCGACCTGATCCTGGCCGCCAACCTGATTGATCGCCTTTACTCACCCCGCCGTTTCCTCGACACGGTAGCTGCCCGCCTTAACCCCGGTGGCCTGCTGGTACTAAGTTCCCCTTACACCTGGCTTGAGGAGTACACCAAACGCAGCGAGTGGATCGGAGGCTTCAAAAAAGATGGCGAATCGTACAGCACACTGGACGGTCTCAAGGAAATCCTGGGTGAACACTTCACCTTGGTTGAAGGGCCGCAAGCTGTGCCTTTTGTGATCCGCGAAACGCGGCGCAAGCACCAGTACACCGTGAGTGAAGCGACGGTGTGGAAGCGCAAGTGA
- a CDS encoding GH36-type glycosyl hydrolase domain-containing protein: MMARFRALLSSLKALAAYSPESAVDDAVTGEAPLRAELFTAAQMERHGWQLASIHVAALTQQADRLLPRLADNRRALLSACSRLSKGEGPQFPAAEWLLDNIHLFEEEIRTAERHLPKGYSRELPRLSTGPSAGLPRVYDLAIESVAHGDGQLGLGSLTHFFAAYQQVQPLRLGELWAIPIMLRLALIENLRRVAVAVAASRDERNLAAKWSDRMLDVAHREPKGLILVVADMTRSDPSMSPPFVAELVRRLHGHSTALAMPLSWLEQRLAEINQTTDQLVQLEAQQQAADQVTVSNSIGSLRLLAATDWSAFVESLSTVDKTLRTDPANTYSAMDFATRDTYRHAIEQIARDTNANEDNVAHSAIAAARDAANADPTQCPRQAHVGYHLIGPGRFALEQMSGSGLHALQRLQRLFIRHPLAWFSTSIITLSILFPVLALYWANSLAPMPWLSGGLLWVVGAALLLGASHLAVAWVNWVVTLFAVPKPLPRMDFSLGIPSASRTLVVVPTMLDSEAGVAALIEALEVRFLANRDTQLQFGLLTDFHDYTAEQAPGDDILLRAAITGVESLNAKYAAAEDETEVSSRFFLFHRPRRWNAREGVWMGRERKRGKLGELNALLRGGSREFAAVVGNTAQLQGVRYVITLDTDTQLPRDAAWKLVGTMAHPLNQPRFGAEANASRVVEGYGILQPRVGVSLLAANCTRYGRLHGSDSGIDPYTRAVSDVYQDLYGEGSFIGKGIYDIDAFEQALAGQFPDNLVLSHDLLEGCYARSGFLSDVDLVEDSPTRYDADIKRRHRWIRGDWQVISWLWPRVRRAPNPLSALSRFKILDNLRRSLVPIALVACFALGWTALQPAWLWTLVVSAVLFVPSLLGPLTELVHKPTGLPIQQHLKAVLQSLLRSLAQAGLSLACLVFEACVSADAIARTLWRLHGSRRRLLEWEPSANAARVNHQSPAQDFLRTVRRMWVAPALSAVMALGLVGWQPDSLAAASLPLLAWFFSPAIVWWISQPLVHARTTLNEEQVLQMRELTRRTWAFFETFVTAEDNFLPPDNMQEKPELRVAHRTSPTNIGLSLLANLAARDFGYLTEGQLIERTSATFNAMDKLERYHGHFLNWYDTRTLEPLRPAYVSSVDSGNLAGHLLTLRAGLLMLAAAPLRFDRLRSGITDTLELLRKTTTQNKPDGLVRLATVLDEAFPADAETGTRPAAQALADLHNCALLVHAKLIQAAPAGDEALLWSRAMVRQCAAAQDELLQLDTNAFDQDRRMLLCKLAQRAGELAEMEFGFLYDPVSHLLAIGYNVDERRRDTGSYDLLASEARLAIFIGIAQAQLPQQAWFALGRHATSQAGRAVLLSWSGSMFEYLMPMLVMPTFDNTLLEEAMRGAVARQIDYGNKRNLPWGVSESGYNLTDSHLNYQYRAFGVPGLGLKRGLGEDMVIAPYATVLALMVDPAAAADNLQRLTGEGLAGLFGYYEAADYTPLRLRRGETCAVVRSYMVHHQGMSLLALAHVLLDQPMQKRFGFDPQLRATLLLLQERIPKAIAFHETSERIFDRASFSNIEMPLRIMRTPHTPSPEVQLLSNGRYLVMLTNAGGGYSRWKELAISRWREDTVADSWGSFCYLRDVETGSFWSSMHQPTRRKPDLDETIFSEGRAEYRRQDAGIEAYTEIVVSPEDDIELRRLQLTNLSATRRTIEITTYTEPVLSPAAADAQHPAFSKLFLQTEILKDPAALLCARRPRSNDDSQPWMFHLVAPHGAKSGPVSHETDRARFIGRGRSLQSPAALRKSGPLSGTAGAVLDPVLATRCVITLEPDQTATIDLVYGVAESREACVALVHKYRDRHLADRVFELAWTHSQVNLRQINATEADAQLYARLANSVMYSEPALRAAASVLVRNRRAQSGLWGYEISGDLPIVLLQLSDSANIQLVHQLVQAHAWWRLKGLAVDLVIWNEERDVYRQRLHEQILGLIAGSIESRESDRPGGIFVRQAAHIALEDRILLQSVARAIISDRLGTFAEQVDRKRIPVRRIRALEITRRMPLPAPATAQPSRPQLLFDNGLGGFRPDGREYIVAPPAGSRPPAPWANVIANPRFGTVITDAGSSYTWCENAHELRLSPWHNDAVTDECGEVLYLRDEDTGHVWHPTSLPQRDDEPDDRAGSVFTTRHGFGYSVFEHSEFGIHSELTVFVANDAAVKFSRLVLTNQGTRPRNLSATSYVEWVLGDMRAKTSPHLCTEIATDTGAVLARNRYSNQFGNWVAFLDIDEGDRSNATMTCDRDEFIGRNGSLRRPAAMGRAHLSGRSGVALDACAAIQVMLRLEPGQSREITFRLGMGRSLDEATQLVRRFRGSAATRHALEEVNAHWRHTLGAVQVKTPDPAINLLANGWLVYQTLGCRMMARSGFYQSGGAFGFRDQLQDAMALVHTSPDTLREHLLVCASRQFPEGDVQHWWHPPSGHGVRTQISDDYLWLPLALCRYLQATNDTGVLEERVPFLEGRVLGADEESYYDLPARSGQEASLYDHAVLALLHGLRFGAHGLPLMGAGDWNDGMNRVGHHGQGESVWLGFFLCDVLRQFAPLARARGDEVFANRCETERSLLAQRLEANAWDGAWYRRAWFDDGQPLGSSSSVECQIDSIAQSWSVLSGVASPDRASRAMDSLDARLVQGNTGVVRLLDPPFDRQGPDPGYIAGYLPGVRENGGQYTHAAVWAAMAFAAQADAKRAWQVMDLINPLNHARTADEVAVYKVEPYVVAADVYSVAPHTGRGGWSWYTGSAGWMYRLVIESLLGLRLQTSAEGAMLRVEPCVPADWTAYSIDYRYRETTYRLQIEVLDEAAALLIELDGIAVEGVGIPLVDDGLPHKVLIRIKRFSV, from the coding sequence ATGATGGCGCGGTTTCGCGCTCTGTTGTCCTCGCTCAAGGCACTTGCCGCATACTCGCCAGAATCTGCAGTTGACGATGCAGTCACTGGTGAGGCCCCATTGCGGGCCGAGCTTTTTACTGCAGCACAGATGGAGCGCCATGGATGGCAACTGGCATCCATCCATGTCGCGGCATTGACTCAACAGGCCGATCGTTTACTGCCCCGCCTGGCGGACAATCGCCGGGCACTGCTCTCCGCGTGCAGTCGGCTCAGCAAAGGGGAGGGGCCACAGTTTCCTGCCGCCGAATGGTTGTTGGACAACATTCATTTGTTTGAAGAAGAAATCCGCACGGCCGAACGTCACCTGCCAAAAGGCTACAGCCGCGAGTTACCACGACTCAGTACGGGCCCCAGCGCTGGTCTTCCCCGAGTTTACGACCTGGCCATTGAATCGGTGGCGCATGGCGATGGGCAGTTGGGGCTTGGCAGCCTCACCCATTTTTTTGCAGCCTACCAGCAGGTGCAGCCTTTGCGCCTGGGCGAACTTTGGGCCATTCCTATCATGCTGAGGCTGGCATTGATTGAAAACTTGCGGCGAGTTGCGGTGGCAGTGGCTGCCAGCCGCGATGAACGCAATCTGGCTGCGAAATGGTCAGACCGCATGCTGGATGTCGCCCACCGCGAGCCCAAAGGACTCATCCTGGTCGTGGCGGACATGACGCGTTCTGATCCGTCCATGAGCCCACCCTTCGTGGCCGAACTGGTTCGCCGTCTGCATGGCCACAGCACCGCGCTGGCCATGCCCTTGAGCTGGCTTGAGCAAAGGCTGGCTGAAATCAACCAGACCACCGATCAACTGGTACAACTTGAGGCACAACAACAGGCAGCAGACCAGGTCACCGTCAGCAACAGCATTGGCAGCTTGCGCTTGCTGGCCGCCACCGACTGGTCAGCCTTTGTTGAAAGTTTGTCAACCGTTGACAAAACCCTGCGCACTGACCCTGCCAACACTTACAGCGCGATGGATTTTGCCACGCGCGACACCTATCGCCATGCGATTGAACAAATTGCCCGCGACACCAATGCCAACGAAGACAATGTCGCCCACTCCGCGATTGCCGCAGCACGCGATGCAGCAAATGCAGACCCGACGCAATGCCCGCGACAAGCGCACGTGGGTTATCACCTGATCGGCCCAGGGCGATTTGCCCTTGAACAAATGTCAGGTAGCGGTCTTCATGCCTTGCAACGCCTGCAGCGTCTGTTTATCCGCCATCCACTGGCATGGTTCAGCACCAGCATCATCACCCTGAGTATCCTGTTTCCTGTGTTGGCACTTTATTGGGCCAACTCGCTGGCACCCATGCCATGGCTGTCGGGTGGGCTGTTGTGGGTCGTCGGGGCTGCCCTGCTACTGGGCGCGAGCCACCTTGCTGTAGCCTGGGTCAACTGGGTGGTGACCCTGTTTGCCGTGCCCAAACCGCTGCCTCGAATGGATTTCTCCCTCGGCATTCCGTCTGCCTCACGTACCTTGGTCGTGGTGCCAACCATGCTTGACAGCGAAGCGGGCGTGGCCGCACTCATCGAGGCCCTCGAGGTGCGCTTTCTTGCCAATCGAGATACCCAGCTTCAATTTGGTTTACTGACTGACTTTCATGATTACACCGCTGAACAGGCGCCAGGCGATGACATCCTTTTGCGCGCAGCCATCACCGGCGTTGAGTCATTAAACGCCAAGTATGCTGCTGCAGAAGATGAAACAGAAGTCAGCAGCCGTTTCTTTCTGTTTCACAGGCCACGTCGATGGAATGCACGCGAAGGCGTCTGGATGGGGCGCGAACGCAAACGCGGCAAACTCGGGGAATTGAATGCCTTGCTGCGTGGTGGCAGTCGTGAATTCGCTGCAGTGGTGGGCAACACGGCGCAACTGCAAGGTGTGCGCTACGTCATCACCTTGGACACCGACACCCAGTTGCCGCGTGATGCGGCCTGGAAACTGGTCGGTACCATGGCGCACCCGCTTAACCAGCCACGATTTGGAGCTGAGGCCAATGCTTCACGCGTGGTGGAAGGTTATGGCATTTTGCAGCCACGAGTAGGCGTCAGCCTGCTGGCTGCGAATTGCACGCGCTATGGTCGCCTGCACGGCAGCGATTCCGGCATTGACCCCTACACCCGCGCAGTCAGTGATGTGTATCAGGATCTGTACGGCGAAGGCTCCTTCATCGGCAAGGGCATCTACGACATTGACGCATTCGAGCAGGCTTTGGCTGGTCAGTTTCCAGACAACCTGGTGCTGAGTCACGACCTGCTTGAAGGGTGTTACGCCCGCAGCGGTTTTTTGAGCGATGTCGACCTGGTTGAAGATTCCCCCACACGTTACGACGCCGACATCAAACGTCGACATCGCTGGATCCGTGGCGACTGGCAGGTCATCAGCTGGCTGTGGCCGCGCGTGCGGCGTGCACCCAACCCGCTGTCCGCATTGTCCCGATTCAAGATACTCGACAACCTCAGGCGCAGCCTTGTACCGATTGCGCTGGTGGCCTGCTTTGCGTTGGGATGGACCGCGTTGCAGCCAGCCTGGTTGTGGACATTGGTAGTCAGCGCAGTCCTGTTTGTGCCCTCTTTGCTCGGACCCTTGACCGAGTTGGTTCACAAACCAACGGGTTTGCCAATACAGCAACACCTGAAGGCTGTCCTTCAATCGCTGTTGCGAAGCCTTGCCCAGGCAGGCCTTTCCTTGGCCTGTCTTGTCTTTGAGGCTTGCGTGAGTGCCGATGCGATAGCACGCACCTTGTGGCGCTTGCATGGCTCGCGCCGTCGCCTGCTTGAATGGGAACCCAGTGCCAACGCCGCGCGTGTAAACCACCAGTCGCCAGCGCAGGATTTTTTACGCACAGTGCGCCGAATGTGGGTCGCCCCTGCATTGTCTGCCGTCATGGCATTGGGGCTGGTTGGTTGGCAACCCGATTCACTTGCAGCAGCCTCGTTGCCGCTTCTTGCATGGTTTTTTTCTCCAGCCATCGTGTGGTGGATCAGTCAGCCACTGGTGCATGCCCGCACCACATTGAATGAGGAACAGGTGCTTCAAATGCGCGAGTTGACTCGCCGCACCTGGGCCTTCTTTGAAACCTTCGTTACGGCTGAAGACAATTTCCTGCCACCCGACAACATGCAGGAAAAACCGGAGCTTCGCGTGGCGCACCGCACCTCGCCCACCAACATCGGTCTGTCGCTGCTGGCCAATCTGGCCGCACGCGACTTCGGTTACCTCACCGAGGGGCAACTCATCGAGCGAACTTCAGCCACCTTCAATGCAATGGACAAGCTCGAGCGTTACCACGGACATTTTCTCAACTGGTACGACACCCGCACACTGGAGCCGCTTCGCCCGGCTTATGTGTCCAGCGTGGACAGCGGCAACCTGGCTGGCCACCTGCTGACCCTGCGTGCGGGTCTGTTGATGTTGGCCGCAGCCCCCCTGCGGTTTGATCGTTTGCGCAGTGGGATCACCGACACATTGGAATTGCTGCGGAAAACCACCACACAGAATAAGCCGGATGGGCTTGTGCGCCTGGCCACCGTGCTGGATGAAGCGTTTCCGGCCGATGCAGAAACAGGAACTCGGCCTGCTGCCCAGGCTTTGGCTGATCTGCACAATTGCGCTTTGCTGGTTCATGCGAAGCTTATCCAAGCCGCACCTGCCGGCGATGAAGCACTGCTGTGGAGTCGCGCGATGGTTCGCCAGTGCGCGGCGGCGCAGGATGAACTCCTGCAACTTGATACAAACGCCTTTGACCAGGATCGCCGCATGCTGTTGTGCAAGCTTGCGCAGCGTGCAGGCGAACTGGCTGAAATGGAATTCGGGTTTCTGTACGACCCGGTTTCCCATTTACTCGCAATTGGTTACAACGTGGATGAACGCCGTCGCGACACCGGATCCTACGATCTGCTTGCGTCCGAAGCGCGCCTGGCTATTTTCATTGGAATTGCGCAGGCCCAACTGCCGCAACAAGCCTGGTTTGCGTTGGGGCGCCACGCCACATCGCAAGCGGGCCGTGCGGTGTTGTTGTCCTGGAGTGGCTCCATGTTTGAATACCTGATGCCCATGCTGGTGATGCCCACTTTCGACAACACCCTGCTGGAAGAAGCCATGCGGGGTGCCGTGGCGCGTCAAATTGATTACGGTAACAAGCGCAACCTGCCATGGGGCGTGTCGGAGTCAGGGTACAACCTCACCGACTCGCACCTGAACTACCAGTACCGCGCATTCGGCGTTCCAGGGCTTGGACTCAAGCGGGGGCTGGGAGAGGACATGGTCATTGCGCCGTATGCCACAGTGCTGGCCTTGATGGTTGACCCTGCGGCGGCGGCAGACAATCTTCAGCGGTTGACCGGTGAAGGTTTGGCTGGGCTGTTTGGCTACTATGAAGCCGCAGATTACACCCCCTTGCGGTTGCGGCGTGGAGAAACGTGTGCAGTGGTCCGTTCCTACATGGTGCACCACCAGGGCATGAGCTTGTTGGCACTGGCCCATGTGTTGCTGGATCAGCCCATGCAAAAGCGTTTCGGGTTTGATCCGCAACTGCGCGCGACATTGCTGCTGCTTCAGGAACGCATTCCCAAAGCCATTGCCTTTCATGAAACAAGCGAGCGTATTTTTGATCGCGCCAGCTTTTCCAACATCGAAATGCCGCTTCGGATCATGCGCACACCCCACACGCCTTCACCCGAGGTTCAACTGCTCTCGAACGGTCGTTACCTGGTGATGTTGACCAATGCCGGTGGGGGCTACAGCCGCTGGAAAGAACTGGCCATTAGCCGCTGGCGCGAAGACACCGTCGCTGATTCGTGGGGCAGCTTCTGCTACCTGCGCGATGTGGAAACCGGCAGTTTCTGGTCAAGCATGCATCAGCCCACGCGGCGAAAGCCTGACCTGGATGAAACCATTTTCTCTGAAGGCCGTGCCGAGTACCGTCGACAGGATGCAGGCATTGAGGCCTACACGGAAATCGTGGTTTCACCCGAAGACGACATCGAGCTGCGTCGCCTCCAACTGACGAACCTCAGTGCCACGCGCCGCACCATCGAAATCACCACCTACACCGAGCCAGTGCTGAGCCCCGCGGCGGCTGATGCACAACACCCGGCCTTCAGCAAACTGTTTTTGCAAACCGAGATTCTCAAGGACCCTGCAGCGCTGCTTTGTGCAAGGCGCCCCCGATCGAACGACGATTCACAACCCTGGATGTTTCATCTCGTGGCCCCTCATGGCGCCAAGTCAGGGCCGGTGTCGCATGAAACCGATCGGGCCCGCTTCATTGGTCGTGGGCGAAGTTTGCAATCTCCTGCAGCATTGCGCAAAAGCGGGCCCTTGTCGGGCACTGCGGGTGCAGTGCTTGATCCGGTGCTGGCCACTCGCTGCGTGATTACGCTGGAACCTGATCAAACTGCCACCATTGACCTTGTGTATGGTGTTGCTGAAAGCCGCGAAGCCTGTGTCGCGCTGGTCCACAAGTACCGGGACAGGCATCTCGCCGACCGCGTGTTTGAACTTGCTTGGACCCACAGCCAGGTGAATCTGCGACAAATCAACGCCACCGAAGCAGACGCCCAACTGTATGCCCGCCTGGCCAACAGCGTCATGTATTCCGAGCCTGCACTGCGTGCAGCCGCCAGTGTGCTAGTGCGCAACCGCCGCGCCCAATCCGGGTTGTGGGGTTATGAAATTTCCGGTGATCTGCCTATCGTCCTGTTGCAGCTAAGCGATTCCGCAAACATTCAACTGGTTCACCAACTGGTGCAGGCGCATGCGTGGTGGCGATTGAAAGGGCTTGCGGTTGACCTGGTTATCTGGAATGAAGAACGCGATGTGTACCGCCAACGTTTGCATGAACAAATACTGGGGCTGATTGCGGGCAGCATTGAATCCCGTGAGTCAGACAGACCCGGTGGTATCTTCGTGCGGCAGGCCGCACACATTGCGCTTGAAGACCGCATTTTGCTGCAGTCGGTTGCCCGCGCGATCATCAGCGACAGGCTGGGCACCTTTGCCGAACAGGTGGACCGCAAACGAATTCCGGTGCGCCGTATCCGCGCGCTGGAAATCACACGAAGAATGCCACTACCTGCACCCGCCACCGCGCAGCCATCACGTCCCCAACTGCTATTCGACAACGGCTTGGGTGGTTTCAGACCCGATGGTCGCGAATACATCGTCGCGCCACCTGCGGGATCGCGTCCACCCGCCCCCTGGGCCAACGTCATTGCCAATCCGCGCTTTGGCACTGTGATAACCGATGCAGGTAGCAGCTACACCTGGTGCGAAAACGCCCATGAACTGCGCCTTTCACCCTGGCACAACGATGCGGTGACTGACGAATGTGGTGAAGTGTTGTACCTGCGCGATGAAGACACCGGCCACGTCTGGCATCCCACCTCATTGCCGCAACGCGACGATGAACCCGATGACCGGGCAGGGTCTGTGTTTACAACTCGCCATGGCTTTGGCTACAGCGTCTTTGAACACAGTGAGTTCGGAATTCACAGCGAACTGACTGTATTCGTTGCCAACGATGCAGCCGTGAAGTTCTCAAGACTCGTGCTCACCAACCAGGGCACACGTCCGCGAAATCTCAGCGCCACATCGTATGTCGAGTGGGTGTTGGGTGACATGCGCGCCAAAACATCGCCCCACCTGTGTACTGAAATTGCCACCGACACCGGCGCGGTGTTGGCTCGCAACCGTTACAGCAACCAGTTCGGCAACTGGGTTGCATTTCTCGACATTGACGAAGGCGACCGTTCAAACGCCACCATGACCTGCGACCGCGATGAATTCATCGGTCGAAATGGATCCTTGCGCAGGCCTGCTGCCATGGGGCGCGCGCATCTTTCGGGTCGCAGCGGTGTTGCGCTCGACGCATGTGCGGCCATTCAGGTCATGCTTCGGCTCGAGCCGGGGCAATCCCGCGAAATTACCTTTCGCTTAGGAATGGGCAGAAGTCTTGATGAAGCCACTCAACTGGTGCGCCGCTTTCGCGGCAGTGCAGCCACACGGCACGCGCTCGAGGAAGTGAACGCCCATTGGCGACATACACTGGGTGCCGTACAAGTCAAAACGCCAGACCCCGCAATCAATCTGCTTGCCAATGGTTGGTTGGTGTATCAAACCCTGGGTTGCCGCATGATGGCCCGCAGCGGCTTTTATCAATCGGGCGGAGCATTCGGTTTTCGGGACCAGCTGCAAGACGCCATGGCGCTGGTGCACACCAGCCCGGATACCTTGCGTGAACACCTGCTGGTCTGCGCCAGCCGACAGTTTCCGGAAGGTGATGTGCAGCACTGGTGGCACCCACCTTCAGGTCATGGCGTTCGCACCCAGATTTCCGACGATTACCTGTGGCTGCCACTGGCTTTGTGCCGCTACCTCCAGGCCACGAACGACACCGGTGTGCTCGAGGAGCGCGTGCCGTTCCTCGAAGGCCGGGTGCTGGGTGCCGATGAAGAGTCTTACTACGACTTGCCTGCCCGTTCCGGTCAGGAAGCCAGCCTATACGACCACGCCGTTCTGGCCTTGTTGCATGGCCTTCGTTTCGGCGCGCATGGTTTGCCCTTGATGGGCGCCGGCGACTGGAACGACGGAATGAACCGCGTGGGCCATCACGGTCAAGGCGAAAGCGTGTGGCTCGGCTTCTTCCTCTGTGACGTGTTGCGGCAATTCGCCCCTCTGGCACGCGCCCGTGGTGACGAGGTGTTTGCCAATCGCTGTGAAACCGAGCGCAGCCTTCTCGCACAAAGGCTTGAAGCCAACGCCTGGGATGGCGCATGGTATCGCCGTGCCTGGTTTGACGACGGCCAGCCCCTTGGTTCCAGCAGCAGTGTGGAATGCCAGATCGATTCAATTGCCCAAAGCTGGTCGGTGTTGTCCGGCGTGGCCAGCCCTGATCGGGCAAGTCGGGCGATGGATTCACTCGACGCACGGTTGGTGCAGGGCAATACCGGCGTGGTGCGTCTGCTCGACCCGCCATTCGATCGACAGGGTCCCGACCCTGGCTACATTGCCGGTTACCTGCCTGGTGTGCGGGAAAACGGCGGGCAGTACACCCATGCAGCAGTGTGGGCAGCCATGGCATTCGCAGCACAAGCAGATGCGAAACGCGCTTGGCAGGTGATGGACCTGATCAATCCGCTCAATCATGCTCGAACAGCCGATGAAGTGGCGGTGTACAAGGTCGAACCCTATGTGGTTGCCGCCGATGTTTACAGCGTGGCCCCGCACACCGGGCGTGGCGGCTGGAGTTGGTACACCGGCTCGGCGGGCTGGATGTACAGGCTGGTGATCGAATCGCTGCTGGGCTTGCGCTTGCAGACCAGTGCAGAAGGGGCGATGCTGCGAGTTGAACCTTGTGTCCCCGCCGACTGGACCGCTTATTCAATCGACTATCGGTATCGTGAAACCACCTATCGCCTTCAAATTGAAGTGCTTGATGAGGCCGCAGCACTACTTATCGAACTGGATGGGATCGCTGTAGAGGGAGTGGGAATTCCATTGGTGGACGATGGGCTGCCACACAAGGTGTTGATACGCATCAAGCGGTTTTCGGTGTAG